From Marivirga harenae, one genomic window encodes:
- a CDS encoding AMP-binding protein: MSDFPWYNHYPKGVPREINPDQYKNLPELFEEIFQKHGSNEAYENMGKVLTYAEVDELSNDFASYLQNEAGLKKGDRMAIQMPNCLQYPIAMIGALKAGLVVVGTNPLYTAREMAHQFKDSGAKAIVIVANFASNLEKILEETEIKTIIHTQLGDLLGGLKGGIVNFVVKNIKKMVPSYNLPTAIKFKDALKKGRNHSFKKPEIASSDLAFLQYTGGTTGVSKGAQLSHRNLVAHTMQTKEWFKPLFTDGLQEQMITALPLYHIFALAVNGILMFSIGAKSILITNPRDMPAFIKELKKHPFTLMTGVNTLFNGLLNQPNINEVDFSHLKGSIGGGMAVQKAVAEKWKKLTGGPLVEGYGLSETSPVLSVNPLDGTERIGTIGIPTPSTDMKILDEDGKEVAVGEAGEICGKGPQVMSGYWKKPELNDTTFFNGEWFRTGDVGVQDEDGFFKIVDRIKDMINVSGFNVYPNEIEDVIAGMEKVLEVAVIGIPDEKSTEVVKAFVVKKDESLTEQEVIDFCKENLTAYKCPKSVSFEKELPKSNVGKIIRRHLRENNN; the protein is encoded by the coding sequence ATGAGCGATTTTCCATGGTACAATCATTATCCGAAAGGAGTACCGAGAGAGATTAACCCCGATCAATATAAAAACCTCCCTGAATTATTTGAAGAGATTTTCCAGAAGCATGGGAGCAATGAAGCCTATGAAAATATGGGCAAAGTATTGACCTATGCAGAAGTGGATGAATTATCCAATGATTTTGCTTCCTATTTGCAAAATGAAGCGGGTTTGAAAAAAGGAGATCGGATGGCCATTCAAATGCCAAACTGTTTGCAGTACCCAATTGCTATGATTGGTGCCCTTAAAGCAGGACTTGTGGTGGTGGGGACTAATCCGTTATATACAGCAAGAGAAATGGCGCATCAATTTAAAGATTCGGGTGCCAAGGCCATTGTAATTGTTGCTAATTTTGCCAGTAACCTTGAAAAAATTTTAGAAGAAACTGAGATTAAAACGATAATCCATACTCAATTAGGTGACTTGCTAGGTGGACTTAAAGGAGGGATTGTAAATTTCGTAGTGAAGAATATCAAAAAAATGGTACCTAGCTATAATTTACCAACGGCAATAAAGTTTAAAGATGCCTTGAAGAAAGGAAGAAATCATAGCTTTAAGAAACCTGAAATAGCATCAAGTGATTTGGCATTCTTGCAATATACCGGTGGAACTACTGGTGTAAGTAAAGGAGCTCAATTATCTCATAGAAATTTAGTGGCACATACTATGCAAACTAAAGAATGGTTTAAGCCCCTTTTTACAGATGGTTTACAAGAGCAAATGATCACAGCACTTCCACTTTATCACATTTTTGCCTTAGCGGTAAATGGTATATTAATGTTCAGCATAGGAGCTAAGAGCATATTAATAACGAACCCAAGAGATATGCCAGCTTTCATTAAGGAGCTAAAAAAACATCCATTTACCTTGATGACAGGTGTGAATACTTTATTTAATGGGCTTTTAAATCAGCCTAATATAAATGAGGTAGATTTCTCACATTTGAAAGGATCTATTGGCGGAGGGATGGCCGTGCAAAAAGCGGTGGCCGAAAAATGGAAAAAATTGACTGGAGGTCCGTTAGTAGAGGGTTATGGCTTAAGTGAAACATCACCAGTATTAAGTGTGAATCCTTTAGATGGAACTGAAAGAATCGGGACTATTGGAATTCCTACACCTAGTACAGATATGAAAATTTTGGACGAAGACGGTAAGGAAGTTGCAGTGGGTGAAGCTGGTGAAATTTGTGGTAAAGGACCTCAAGTAATGTCCGGTTATTGGAAAAAACCTGAATTAAATGACACTACATTCTTTAATGGTGAATGGTTCAGAACAGGAGATGTTGGCGTTCAAGATGAAGATGGATTCTTTAAAATTGTGGATAGAATAAAGGATATGATCAACGTTTCTGGTTTTAATGTTTATCCAAATGAAATTGAGGACGTAATTGCTGGAATGGAAAAAGTACTGGAAGTGGCGGTCATCGGGATACCTGATGAAAAATCTACTGAGGTGGTCAAGGCTTTTGTAGTAAAGAAGGATGAGAGTCTGACTGAGCAAGAAGTCATTGATTTCTGCAAAGAGAATTTAACAGCTTATAAATGTCCCAAATCCGTTTCTTTCGAAAAAGAATTACCTAAATCGAATGTCGGAAAAATTATTAGGAGGCACTTACGGGAGAATAATAATTAG
- a CDS encoding S9 family peptidase: MMKKLLFILCFTSVSLAFAQKKITVSDIYEKGTFRQESVYNVNWMNDGKYYSALEENKVQKINVENGEVVETLVDGSELDPNLEIRSYSFSKDEQKLLLATDVNYIYRRSFTAKYYVYNLEDKTVTALSENPQMFATFSPDAKKVAYVFENNIYIFDIESGNTTQVTSDGKINEIINGGSDWVYEEEFYVTKTFFWSPNSEKLAFYTMDESHVKEYTLQKWNDGELYPENYVYKYPKAGEANSYVWISVYDLASAVSKKMDIGKEKDQYIPRVQWTKDSNLLSIIRMNRRQNILEILHANATTGESKVVLKEESDTYVALNYCDDLTYTDDGKYFIQSSEKDGFKHLYLYTIDGKLVRQITKGEWEVVSIVGIDQKESKIYYISTEVSPLDRTFYSVGMNGKKKKLIGEEIGYTRINMSNDFQYYLKYYSNPTTPNQVSLHQTKGNKKLTILKDNESYRAITEEFGFVEKEYFQFKTSEDVSLNGYFLKPEDFDDNKEYPVIVYQYSGPGSQQVQNTWGGSQFNWHQMMTQNGYIVAVVDPRGTGGRGEAFKKMTYRQLGKYETLDMIETGKYLGSLAYVDADRIGIWGWSYGGYMAGNAILDGADVFNAAVSVAMVSNWRYYDSIYTERYMDLPQDNADGYDDNSPLSKIEKLEDPYLIIHGTGDDNVHVQHTVVYQDALLEAGKQFDLFYYPDRTHGIGEDGARPHLFRMMTKWWLENL; the protein is encoded by the coding sequence ATGATGAAAAAATTACTTTTTATACTTTGTTTTACAAGTGTTAGCCTTGCTTTCGCACAAAAAAAAATTACCGTTTCTGATATTTACGAAAAAGGTACATTCCGTCAAGAATCTGTTTATAACGTTAACTGGATGAATGATGGTAAATACTATTCTGCTTTGGAAGAAAATAAAGTCCAAAAAATTAATGTGGAAAATGGCGAAGTGGTAGAGACTCTTGTGGATGGTAGCGAGTTAGATCCTAATCTTGAAATTAGAAGCTATTCCTTCAGCAAGGATGAACAAAAATTATTACTGGCAACTGATGTCAACTATATTTACAGACGCTCATTTACTGCAAAATATTATGTTTACAACTTGGAAGATAAGACTGTAACTGCCTTATCAGAAAATCCACAAATGTTTGCCACATTCTCCCCTGATGCAAAAAAAGTGGCATATGTATTTGAAAACAATATCTACATTTTCGATATAGAATCAGGCAATACTACTCAGGTTACTTCCGATGGAAAAATTAATGAAATCATAAATGGTGGTTCAGATTGGGTTTATGAGGAAGAATTTTACGTGACCAAAACTTTCTTCTGGTCTCCTAATAGTGAAAAATTAGCATTTTACACCATGGATGAAAGTCACGTAAAAGAATACACTTTGCAAAAGTGGAATGATGGGGAGTTATATCCTGAAAACTACGTTTACAAATACCCAAAAGCAGGAGAAGCTAATTCTTATGTTTGGATTTCAGTTTACGATTTAGCCTCGGCAGTGAGTAAAAAAATGGATATTGGCAAAGAAAAAGATCAATATATTCCTCGTGTTCAATGGACAAAAGACTCTAATCTATTGAGCATCATCCGCATGAACAGAAGGCAAAATATATTAGAGATTTTGCACGCCAATGCCACAACAGGTGAAAGCAAAGTAGTTTTAAAAGAAGAGTCTGACACTTATGTTGCATTGAATTATTGTGATGATTTGACCTATACCGATGATGGCAAATATTTCATTCAGTCTAGTGAAAAGGATGGATTCAAGCACCTTTATCTATATACTATTGATGGTAAACTAGTAAGGCAAATTACAAAAGGAGAATGGGAAGTTGTGAGCATAGTTGGCATCGACCAAAAGGAGAGCAAAATTTACTATATCAGCACTGAAGTTTCTCCATTAGACAGAACCTTCTATTCCGTGGGCATGAACGGAAAAAAGAAAAAGCTGATTGGAGAAGAAATAGGATATACTCGTATCAATATGAGCAATGACTTTCAGTACTATCTTAAATACTATAGCAACCCCACAACACCAAACCAAGTAAGCTTACACCAAACCAAAGGAAATAAAAAACTTACAATTTTGAAGGATAATGAAAGCTACAGAGCCATTACAGAGGAATTCGGTTTTGTGGAAAAAGAGTACTTTCAATTTAAAACTTCTGAGGATGTAAGCTTAAATGGCTATTTCCTAAAACCTGAAGATTTTGATGATAATAAGGAATATCCTGTAATAGTATATCAATATAGCGGACCAGGCAGTCAGCAAGTCCAAAACACATGGGGAGGCAGTCAATTCAACTGGCATCAAATGATGACACAGAACGGCTATATCGTGGCTGTGGTTGACCCAAGGGGTACTGGCGGACGAGGAGAAGCTTTCAAAAAAATGACTTACAGACAATTGGGTAAATATGAAACCCTAGATATGATCGAAACCGGAAAATATTTGGGTAGTTTAGCCTATGTAGATGCAGATAGAATTGGTATTTGGGGTTGGTCTTATGGCGGTTACATGGCAGGAAATGCTATTTTAGACGGTGCTGATGTTTTCAATGCGGCCGTTTCTGTGGCCATGGTTTCCAACTGGCGCTATTACGATAGTATTTATACTGAGCGATATATGGATTTACCGCAAGACAATGCTGATGGCTATGACGATAATTCTCCTTTAAGCAAAATAGAAAAATTAGAAGACCCGTATTTGATTATCCACGGAACAGGTGATGATAATGTACATGTTCAACATACGGTTGTATATCAAGACGCATTACTAGAAGCAGGAAAGCAATTTGATTTGTTCTATTATCCAGACAGGACACACGGGATTGGAGAAGATGGAGCACGGCCACATCTTTTTAGAATGATGACCAAATGGTGGTTAGAAAATTTATAA
- the ligA gene encoding NAD-dependent DNA ligase LigA: protein MDRNTAQQKIQELSAKLHYYNYKYYQESVSEISDFEFDMMLKELINLEGQFPELKTDDSPSQRVGGDITKNFETVEHKIPMLSLGNTYSKEELEDFDGRVKRGLGEEEYEYFCELKFDGVAISLHYENGKLIRGVTRGDGSKGDDITKNAKTIRTIPLKVRGEKFPEYFEARGEVFLPREAFNEINRGREENEEALLANPRNAASGSLKMQDSAVVAKRKLDCFLYSYAGEDLPIDSHEEGIKQLEKFGFNVSQTYQKCKNINEVFDFIKEWEEKRHALDVDTDGIVVKVNSLAQQERLGFTAKSPRWAIAYKYKAESSTTILREITYQVGRTGAVTPVANLEPVSLAGTTVKRASLHNANEIARLDLRVGDTVHVEKGGEIIPKITAVDLTKRDLGSKEVDYIKNCPECGTELVRAEGEAVHYCPNRKGCPPQIKGSIEHYIQRKAADIDSMGERTIHLLYEKSLVRNIADLYDLTYEDVFKLEGFKDLSTQNLLKGIEASKKIPFENILFGLGIRFVGKTVAEKLVAHFKTIKKLSEASFEELTEVPEIGERIAQSVVEYFHDDDNIALIERLKSVGLQFEIKENIIEQKGNALEGKSLVVSGVFDNYGRDEIKDVIKQHGGKVVSAISGKVDILVAGENMGPAKRQKAEKLEIKIINETEFRSLIKEN, encoded by the coding sequence ATGGATAGAAACACAGCTCAACAAAAAATTCAGGAGTTAAGCGCAAAGCTTCATTATTACAACTACAAATATTATCAGGAAAGTGTATCTGAAATATCTGATTTTGAGTTCGATATGATGCTAAAGGAACTGATAAATTTAGAAGGTCAATTCCCGGAACTAAAAACTGATGACTCTCCTAGTCAAAGAGTAGGTGGAGATATTACGAAAAATTTTGAGACTGTTGAACATAAAATCCCTATGCTTTCTTTAGGAAATACATATTCTAAAGAAGAGCTGGAGGATTTTGATGGTAGGGTAAAAAGGGGGCTAGGTGAAGAGGAATACGAATATTTTTGCGAACTCAAATTTGATGGCGTAGCTATTAGTTTGCATTATGAAAATGGAAAATTAATTAGGGGTGTAACTCGTGGAGATGGTAGTAAGGGAGATGATATTACCAAAAACGCTAAAACAATTAGAACAATTCCTTTGAAAGTAAGAGGAGAAAAATTTCCCGAATATTTTGAAGCCCGAGGAGAAGTTTTTTTACCTAGGGAGGCTTTTAATGAGATTAATAGAGGAAGGGAAGAAAATGAAGAAGCGCTTTTGGCTAATCCCAGGAATGCAGCTTCAGGAAGCTTGAAAATGCAAGATTCTGCAGTTGTAGCCAAGAGAAAATTGGATTGCTTTTTATATTCTTATGCTGGTGAAGATCTACCTATAGATTCTCACGAAGAGGGAATCAAGCAATTAGAGAAATTTGGTTTTAATGTATCTCAGACCTACCAAAAGTGTAAAAATATTAATGAAGTTTTTGATTTCATTAAAGAGTGGGAGGAAAAAAGACATGCATTAGACGTTGATACTGATGGTATCGTAGTCAAAGTAAACAGCCTTGCACAACAGGAGCGATTAGGGTTCACGGCAAAAAGTCCACGATGGGCAATTGCTTATAAGTATAAAGCAGAAAGTTCTACCACAATTTTAAGAGAAATCACCTATCAGGTAGGGAGAACAGGTGCAGTTACTCCGGTTGCGAATCTTGAGCCTGTATCCTTGGCCGGGACAACTGTAAAACGAGCTTCCCTGCATAACGCCAATGAAATTGCTAGATTAGATTTGAGAGTTGGGGACACGGTACATGTAGAAAAAGGCGGTGAAATTATTCCTAAGATTACTGCAGTTGATTTGACGAAAAGAGATTTAGGAAGTAAAGAAGTTGATTATATTAAAAATTGTCCTGAGTGTGGTACAGAATTAGTGCGGGCGGAAGGAGAAGCTGTACATTATTGTCCCAACAGAAAAGGTTGCCCGCCACAAATTAAAGGTTCTATTGAGCACTATATTCAGAGAAAAGCAGCAGATATTGATTCTATGGGTGAACGAACCATTCACCTTCTTTATGAAAAAAGCTTAGTCAGAAATATAGCCGATTTATATGATTTGACATATGAAGATGTTTTCAAATTAGAAGGATTTAAAGATTTAAGTACTCAAAATCTTTTGAAAGGTATCGAGGCTTCAAAGAAAATTCCTTTTGAGAATATTTTATTTGGCCTAGGCATACGGTTCGTAGGCAAAACTGTGGCAGAGAAATTAGTGGCTCACTTTAAAACCATTAAAAAATTGTCTGAAGCTTCTTTTGAAGAACTGACCGAAGTTCCTGAAATCGGTGAGCGAATTGCACAAAGTGTGGTGGAATATTTTCATGATGATGATAATATTGCATTAATTGAGCGTTTGAAATCAGTTGGACTTCAATTTGAAATTAAGGAAAACATAATTGAACAAAAGGGTAATGCCTTGGAAGGGAAATCTTTAGTTGTTTCTGGAGTTTTTGACAATTACGGCAGAGATGAGATAAAGGATGTAATAAAGCAACATGGAGGAAAAGTAGTTTCGGCTATTTCAGGAAAAGTGGATATATTAGTGGCGGGAGAAAATATGGGGCCAGCAAAAAGGCAGAAAGCAGAAAAATTAGAGATTAAAATTATTAACGAAACTGAATTTCGGAGCCTTATAAAAGAAAACTAA
- a CDS encoding DUF6913 domain-containing protein, whose product MIKHKILSYKVKRGQKKSKFLHQAYPYTKLKKVGVIFSFEDLKKHEAVKKFIKVLQADGIEVKALAYKPKSTQNFEFYFDFFEDRDLGFFGKIDNPYFLSFIDQKLEYLFCLDDTLNLYMQYLLVNTKSDTRIGAYQANSDNASFFELMIKPRESGDTKILTEEIIHYVRKISGNN is encoded by the coding sequence GTGATTAAGCACAAGATTTTATCGTATAAAGTTAAAAGAGGACAGAAAAAGAGCAAATTTTTGCATCAGGCTTATCCCTATACTAAGCTAAAGAAAGTAGGAGTAATTTTCTCCTTTGAGGATCTAAAAAAACACGAAGCAGTCAAAAAATTCATTAAAGTATTACAGGCAGACGGAATAGAGGTAAAAGCGCTTGCCTATAAACCGAAGTCAACACAGAACTTTGAGTTCTACTTTGACTTTTTTGAAGATAGAGATCTTGGCTTTTTTGGCAAGATTGATAACCCGTATTTTTTGAGTTTTATAGATCAAAAACTGGAGTATTTATTTTGCTTAGATGACACGCTAAACTTGTACATGCAATATTTGTTAGTGAATACTAAGTCCGACACGAGAATTGGAGCCTACCAGGCTAATTCAGATAATGCGTCATTTTTTGAATTGATGATCAAGCCAAGAGAAAGTGGTGATACCAAAATTTTAACAGAAGAGATTATTCATTATGTCAGAAAAATTTCAGGAAACAACTAA
- the dapA gene encoding 4-hydroxy-tetrahydrodipicolinate synthase — protein sequence MSEKFQETTKKFTGVEPALITPFKEDLTVDREALEKLLRHTAKGADYFVVQGTTGESATTTLKEKQEILAFVKAHNPKQLPIVFGAGGNNTQAVIDLLGEMDLSGVDAILSASPHYNKPSQEGIYQHFVKIADASPVPVILYNVPGRTASNMKAETTLRLAQHKNIIGIKEASGDLSQCMEIMANKPEEFLLISGDDLLTNSMITLGAVGVISVMANPFPEVFANMVHNALKGDFVKANESLFKLLPINSLMYEESNPVGAKEALRQQSVCKNYVRLPLLPATDGLSKRIAKKIKEFGLR from the coding sequence ATGTCAGAAAAATTTCAGGAAACAACTAAAAAATTTACAGGGGTGGAACCCGCATTAATCACCCCATTTAAAGAAGATTTAACAGTAGATAGAGAAGCTTTAGAAAAGCTATTGAGACATACTGCCAAAGGAGCAGATTATTTTGTGGTGCAGGGAACCACTGGTGAATCTGCTACAACAACATTAAAAGAGAAGCAAGAAATATTAGCTTTTGTAAAAGCACATAATCCTAAGCAATTACCTATCGTATTTGGTGCTGGGGGTAATAATACTCAGGCAGTAATTGATTTGCTTGGCGAAATGGATTTGTCTGGAGTGGACGCAATTCTATCTGCTTCTCCTCATTATAATAAACCTTCGCAAGAAGGGATATATCAGCACTTTGTGAAAATCGCTGACGCATCACCTGTTCCGGTAATTCTGTACAATGTGCCAGGAAGAACTGCTTCGAATATGAAGGCAGAAACCACCTTAAGATTGGCCCAGCATAAAAATATTATTGGCATCAAGGAAGCATCAGGTGATTTAAGTCAATGCATGGAAATCATGGCTAATAAGCCCGAAGAATTTCTTTTGATTTCAGGAGATGATTTGTTGACCAATTCTATGATTACATTGGGTGCGGTGGGCGTAATTTCCGTAATGGCCAATCCATTTCCGGAAGTTTTCGCTAATATGGTTCATAATGCTTTGAAGGGAGATTTTGTAAAGGCAAATGAAAGCCTGTTTAAATTATTGCCTATCAATTCGCTCATGTACGAGGAAAGTAATCCAGTAGGGGCAAAGGAGGCATTACGACAACAAAGTGTTTGTAAAAATTATGTTAGATTGCCATTATTGCCAGCAACTGATGGGTTATCCAAAAGAATAGCAAAGAAAATTAAGGAATTTGGGTTGAGGTAG
- a CDS encoding UvrD-helicase domain-containing protein yields the protein MQLTKQQSSIITSNENIKINAVAGSGKTTTLIAYAESRPKNSKILYLAFNKSVKLEATKKFKSKKLFNVEVQTAHSLAFKHVIVGNNLEINSTGYKNHELADILDLNIKSEPMAEMIMANHINKFTAYFCNSNATKVGELNYQDTISDKKVYTFVKSNYSYIKKKTREFLAKMNSGEIAMTHDFYLKKFQLLKPQLKYDYILFDEGQDASPAMLDVFLQQKAVKVIVGDTHQQIYSWRYAVNSLEMVNFKAFELSSSFRFNEKIARLAQAIVERKKHLQADVKFHIKGKGEPSKGEQKAVLARTNLGLLTKAIDYISERANLEGIYFEGNINSYTYADDGTSLYDVLNLYNGKRKFIRDPLIKKMNTLENLEEYIEKTEDMQLGMMVELVREYGNEIPEYIKQLKEKHVENQDREKANIIFSTVHRCKGMEYGSVHLVNDFLTEEKLKKLSQQKNLPDLIKEKLNEEINLLYVAITRTQNKLYIEEELLPENWPKNEQIILLKKKKVNDDASIKDLKVNSFEEKSYDVEEIREKHKKAYAPWNDELDKELKYMFEEGLSTKDLANHFGRTKGAIRSRIRRIYNMEEF from the coding sequence ATGCAATTAACTAAACAACAATCCTCCATTATCACATCAAATGAAAACATCAAAATTAATGCAGTAGCAGGATCTGGCAAAACCACTACCTTGATTGCTTATGCAGAAAGCAGACCTAAAAACAGTAAAATTCTCTATCTGGCTTTTAACAAATCTGTAAAATTGGAAGCCACCAAAAAATTTAAATCTAAAAAGCTTTTCAATGTTGAAGTACAAACTGCACATTCGTTGGCATTCAAGCATGTAATCGTTGGAAACAATCTAGAAATTAATAGCACCGGGTACAAAAACCATGAATTGGCTGATATTTTAGACCTTAATATAAAAAGTGAGCCCATGGCCGAAATGATAATGGCCAACCATATTAATAAATTCACTGCATATTTTTGCAATAGCAATGCTACCAAAGTGGGAGAATTGAATTATCAGGACACCATTTCTGATAAAAAGGTCTATACATTTGTAAAAAGTAACTACTCGTACATCAAAAAGAAAACCCGAGAGTTTTTGGCCAAAATGAACAGTGGCGAAATCGCGATGACTCATGACTTCTATTTAAAGAAATTTCAACTACTCAAACCCCAGTTAAAATATGATTACATTCTTTTTGACGAGGGGCAAGACGCCTCTCCTGCCATGCTGGATGTGTTCCTTCAGCAAAAAGCAGTGAAGGTAATAGTTGGCGATACTCATCAGCAAATTTACTCATGGCGCTATGCGGTAAACTCATTGGAAATGGTGAATTTTAAAGCGTTTGAACTATCCAGTAGCTTTAGATTCAATGAAAAAATAGCCCGATTGGCTCAGGCCATTGTGGAAAGAAAAAAACATCTTCAAGCAGATGTGAAGTTCCACATAAAAGGTAAAGGTGAGCCTTCAAAAGGTGAACAGAAGGCAGTATTGGCTCGCACCAACCTAGGTTTATTAACGAAAGCAATCGACTACATATCCGAACGGGCGAACTTAGAGGGAATTTATTTCGAAGGCAATATTAACTCCTACACTTATGCTGATGATGGCACTTCGCTCTATGATGTTTTGAATCTGTACAATGGGAAAAGGAAATTCATCCGTGACCCATTAATTAAAAAGATGAATACGCTGGAAAATTTGGAAGAGTATATTGAGAAGACCGAAGATATGCAATTGGGTATGATGGTGGAGTTGGTGAGAGAATATGGAAATGAAATACCGGAATATATCAAGCAACTAAAAGAAAAACATGTAGAAAATCAGGATAGAGAAAAAGCCAACATCATATTCTCTACAGTTCATAGATGTAAAGGAATGGAATATGGGTCAGTGCATTTGGTAAATGATTTCTTGACAGAAGAGAAATTAAAGAAATTATCCCAACAAAAGAATCTTCCTGATTTGATAAAGGAAAAATTGAACGAAGAAATCAATTTGTTGTACGTGGCAATAACCAGAACCCAAAATAAACTTTACATTGAGGAAGAACTTCTACCGGAGAATTGGCCTAAGAATGAGCAAATCATTTTACTGAAGAAAAAGAAAGTGAATGACGATGCTTCTATTAAAGATTTAAAGGTTAACAGCTTCGAAGAAAAATCCTATGATGTCGAAGAAATCAGGGAAAAGCACAAAAAAGCCTATGCGCCATGGAATGATGAACTGGACAAAGAATTGAAATACATGTTTGAAGAAGGATTGAGCACAAAAGATTTAGCCAATCATTTTGGGAGGACTAAAGGGGCTATTAGATCAAGGATTAGAAGGATTTATAATATGGAAGAATTTTGA
- a CDS encoding serine hydrolase domain-containing protein, producing MKKILPLLSIIFLFACAEKEAGLEYISHQESGLESHMLDSLDNFLGSAGSSSLMIMIDGKIAHQYGDITKKHTVHSIRKSLINSLYGIAIEEGLIDTSATLEELGIDDLNTLTKQEKQASVADLLKSRSGVYHHAGAVSEGMLENMPQRGQYAPGEYFYYNNWDFNVLGYILEEATNKTIYALFEEKIAKPIGMEDYAGEFSEIDGENPDSEIPETDGFYQKESSKSKYPAYHFRLSSRDMARYGQLYLQNGRWHGKQIVPKKWIEASTTPHSITNPDYGIAYGMLWYVLYPNENRSTKSYYHTGNGVHMLGVYPGSNMVLIHRVDTESPYSFHQGNFYQMISKVFGSFK from the coding sequence TTGAAAAAAATACTTCCCCTTTTATCCATTATATTTCTTTTTGCATGTGCCGAAAAAGAAGCAGGATTGGAATATATTTCTCATCAGGAAAGTGGTTTAGAATCACATATGTTGGATAGTTTAGATAACTTTTTGGGTTCTGCAGGCTCATCATCTTTAATGATCATGATTGATGGTAAAATTGCACATCAATATGGCGACATTACTAAAAAACATACTGTACATTCCATTAGGAAATCATTAATTAATAGTTTGTACGGAATTGCTATAGAAGAGGGATTGATAGATACTAGCGCAACACTAGAAGAGTTGGGAATTGATGATCTTAATACATTGACCAAGCAAGAAAAACAAGCTAGTGTTGCAGATCTTTTAAAGTCTCGTTCTGGTGTTTATCACCATGCAGGAGCAGTTTCAGAGGGAATGTTGGAAAATATGCCTCAACGGGGTCAATATGCTCCAGGCGAATATTTTTATTACAATAACTGGGATTTCAATGTTCTCGGTTACATACTAGAAGAGGCTACCAATAAAACTATATACGCATTATTTGAGGAGAAAATTGCAAAACCTATTGGTATGGAAGACTATGCTGGTGAATTTAGTGAAATAGACGGTGAAAACCCGGATTCTGAAATTCCTGAAACTGATGGGTTCTATCAGAAAGAATCTTCAAAATCTAAATATCCAGCTTATCACTTTAGGCTTTCATCTCGGGATATGGCACGCTATGGACAGCTTTATTTACAAAATGGAAGGTGGCATGGAAAGCAGATTGTACCAAAAAAATGGATAGAAGCTAGTACTACTCCTCATAGCATTACGAATCCTGACTATGGTATCGCCTATGGAATGCTTTGGTATGTATTGTATCCAAATGAAAATAGAAGTACTAAATCCTATTACCATACTGGAAATGGTGTTCATATGTTGGGTGTTTACCCAGGAAGTAATATGGTTTTAATCCATAGAGTAGACACTGAATCCCCTTACAGTTTTCATCAAGGAAATTTTTACCAAATGATATCCAAGGTATTTGGGAGCTTCAAATAG